A window of Deltaproteobacteria bacterium contains these coding sequences:
- a CDS encoding sigma-54-dependent Fis family transcriptional regulator has translation SHVLKKNRGSINLSAKHALVDAATLHRKMKLHTLQREDFRGRERGEPDQALVG, from the coding sequence TCAGCCACGTGCTGAAGAAGAATCGCGGCAGCATCAACCTGAGCGCGAAGCACGCGCTGGTCGACGCGGCGACGCTGCATCGCAAGATGAAGCTGCACACGCTGCAACGGGAGGACTTCCGCGGTCGCGAGCGCGGCGAGCCCGACCAGGCCCTGGTCGGCTGA